DNA sequence from the Glycine soja cultivar W05 chromosome 18, ASM419377v2, whole genome shotgun sequence genome:
tatatatatatagtgttcAGCAATCAAACAATTATAGACTTGCTTtcatatattgatattttttcaacATTTATGTGCACTTAGCTTTAATGGGTAGCAAttcaaatgaagaattagaCATGAGCGAATCAGAGAAGGGAGACTACACAAAGAAGTTATATAATCAACTAAAAGTTGGGAAATACAAGATCATAAAGAACACAAACAATACCTTCAAATGCCTTTTTTTAGTGAAGACAAGAAAAAGTAGGCATTTCAGTTCAAAGTCCTTCTTGAACATGCCTCTGGAATAGGTATAGGTTCATCGAAAAGAAGGATTAAAGTAAAAGCAAAACACCTTGCATTGGCAAGGTATATGACAAAGGACCTTAGCAACAAATTGGATATTAGTAACTCATCACTAGCCAAGTTTCATGAGGTTGAAATAGCCATTGAACAATCCCAACCCATATGAAAGGTTTGTTTGGCCTTGGACTATGATTGTAGCAAACATATTTGGGAATAAAAAGAATgaaccaaaagattatgatagAAAGCATTGGTTGAGAAAGTTTGAACTATATAAACCTAAAGATGTTCCTATTTTGCATAGTGGAGAGAATAGTAGAAGGTATGCTTGGTTGAAATTTGCCACATAATGTAACCAATTCCAGAACAACGTACCCTATAGGATCCTTTACACTATGCAAAATATGAGCCTTTTTGGGATTTTATAGTTCAAAATTTCTCAACCAATGCTTGCTATCACAGTCTTCAGGTTCATGCTTTAGCTTCTCGAATATGTTTTCTATAATCACAATCCAAGGCCAAACAAACATTTCATCATAGCTTGCAATGGCTTTCTCTAATTCATTAGGCTTGGCTTGTGAGTTACTATTATCCAATTCATTGACGAGGTCCCTTTTCAAATACTTTGCCAATGCAAGGTGCTTTGCCTTTACCTTAATCCTTCTTTTGGATGAGCATGTGGCAATTCCAGAGGCATGTTTAAGAAGGACTATGAATTGAAATGcctactttttctttctttcacaaaaaaggcATATGAAGGTGTTGTTTGCATTCTTCTTGATCTTGTATTTACCAATTTTGAGTTGATTATACGACTTCTCTTTGTAGTCTTCCTTCTCTAATTCACTTATTATTAACATCCATTTTCTCCCGTTCATCATCTATATCTACAACTTGTTTGAACTTGAGAGAATGTTTATCATTAAACACAACATGCATGCTTTCCTCCATAACTTGAGTTCTAAGATTATAAACTTTGTAACCTTTAGAAGTAAGCGATTAACCAACAAAAAATGCTTTATCtgattttgaatcaaattttccaagattttctttattattcaaAGTAAAGCATTCCCATCCaaagacaagaaaataacaaatgtttggttttctccCCTTTCACAAATCATATAGAGTCTTGTTCAAAATACTTTTGATTGATACTTTGTACAAAATGTATCAAGAAATGTTTGTAGCTtttgcccaaaaatatttttcaatgccAAAGTCATTCAAAAGTGTTCTACCCATTTCTTGTAaggttctattttttctttctattataCCATTCTGTTGTGGAGTCCTAGGACATGAGAAGTTATATGAGATACCTTGCTCAACAAAGAAAGTTCTAAAAGATGAATGATAATTATCTTATATCCCTACATTTTGCAGTAGTTTAGTGGCAATTATGTGATATCTTTCATGCTTTTGAGCTTTGTCTATGTTCATTTTAGTTGAGTTTTTAATAAAAGCTTTGTtgagttatgatttttttttctgatcatGGTATTGGTATGAAGTAGCCATCACCAGAAGCCATGACTAATCTTCATTGGAGATTGTTAGCACACCTAAGGTGGGTATCCTCCTACTAACATGATTTATTCCATATCTAAGAGTCAACCATGATTTGAACCCTGAACCACTTAATTAAGGGACACAAGTCTCTACTACTTGTGCTAACTATTGTTGGTCTTTAATTAAGGTTTTTAGTTTATACTCTTTTACGCTTGATCTTTGGGTTATTTTCTCGTGACTGTAGGAACTCTATTGAAGCTTGGAGCGAGCAATGAAGATGTTCTGAGAGTGATTTGATGTGTTAAGCATAATTTGAGTTAAAGTTCGTAACTTGGGAGATCTTACAGAGGTAAAAAAGCTTGTTGGAAGTCTTGGGAACTTCACACACCCTATGCAAGTTCAACTTTACTAAAAAATTTGAACTACGAAAATTTGCACCTTGTGCAAAAATCTACACCTTATgtgtcataccttaatttcgtctggggactatcATTCATGGATATCTTGATTCTCGCTAGTCGAATTGAGTTGTTCGACACCAGTTACCACGCAAAACGAAAGATCATTCGATGTTTTGGTTAAGGATGTGAAAAATACCCAAGGGGAGGGGCAAAAAGGTCCTTTCAGACATTTTTCTAGGCCCAGGCTAGCctttggctcgcctgggcccccaaatagcttaggggtgaagagctctagctcgcctgggcaagctgcaAGACCACCAAGCctcctcatttcctataaataggcgtgagggagGCTGAGGAAAGGGGTTGGACCTTCAGTGTTAAGAGAAATTGGAGAGaaattagagagaaaaagaagaagaaagaatagaaaaacAAGGTCGAGGCGCTACTGAATTGCGACCGTAATTGACTTCTACATTATTTTTCGTTCGATGTTCTTCGTTTGTCATCCGGTTAGtatttgttttaaggatttggatatggtttatgcacccttaggggtcctctttgttgctttgcgcatcttcatcttgttcttctacCATCAGTAATCACTTTTCTCTTGTAAAGTAAGTTTCAATCGATCATTAATGTCGTAAATCAtctttttaaagagattgaaaattaatgaataaaattaagatgaaatcaacatataactgaatttttgttcaaaatatcacttgagatcgtttcaaggttcaacgcctctttttttcttcacaacTAAagtcaatctttcaaaaacataaaatcaatttaacacacaaactttcagacttaaagaactacgtaggtctaaattcctcatcgcacctgaggatacgtaggagtaagggcaacacccttgtcgaccccaaaaaaaatataaaaaaatataaaaaggggaaatacacaattttgaagtcatgttttgcacactcgattaaaggctgttgttccttgtgacgggcgcgtgggatgctaataccttccccatgtgtaaacaactcccgaacccttattttcaaaatttgcagaccttcgtcttttttggtttttctaacactttcctcgaataaacattggtggtgactccactcatttttctcccttggagacgAACGCCCTTTGGCTTTTTGCCCACACTCCCGCCGAAGGATAGGTTGCAACACTATGCATCAGATTCTTGCAAGAATTAAGTCCAAATTTCTCATTTTGTGTTCTTTAGGGCTTGAACCCTTATTGGCCCAGAGCTTTAAATAGAGATTTTAGGCTCTAGCTTAGGGTCACAAATTTTGTGCGTGAAAGAGAGACAAGAGTTCTAAGATAGATGTGATGTCTTTGGATGTGCTTGGATTCATTGTCCATTATTCCTCCATCAAAAGCTTATCCCCCATGGCTATGAGCAACTAAATTCTTCTCTTTCGTTGGAGTTTAATATAATTGGTCATACTTTCATGTAATTGTTACCttgtttctatataaaaaaaacattattattgtTCTTCTATACCTAATGTTTGCTTTTGTCTTACTCTTTTGCATgattatatttattcaattgcaattggaaaattcttttgaattgCAAACCGGAGAGAACACCCAATAATTTTATGCCTagagataaggtaaaaaagttTGGGCAtcaataaactttttttcttaatgcaGATTGTTTGGTTATGCTAACATAATTAAAAGATTTAGGTCTTTTCACTTAAGGAATTAAAGTtaagataaaattgagtgttgatgataatataagtttaatttaaattgaataggAATTCGTAATGGTTTCATGTTATGAAGTCCAATAAAGTTAAACAATAGTGATTTCTCTCATTGATCATACTCCAATTCACTACACACACCAAGTATTTGATTAAATTCCGAAACCAAGTTTCTTTCCTTAAActcattaatttttatgcaattatcttttattttggttACTAAATTTCTCAATTCTCTTAGCCTATTTAATTTACTAGAAATTACCCATTTATTACACAAGTTCCTATGGGGAACGATAACTTATTTATCATTGTGTtagttaaattatttgatactCTTGCACAAATTCTAACAATGaatttttgaactttgaaaacattttaaataaaagataatcattatttcaaaataattattttgactcagtttgaaaacattaaaaactagatttaacattttaaaacataaataaccaaattgaatataatataaaaacatatagGACTAAGATTGTATTTTAACCCATTTTATTCCATGTGAGACGTGTTAACACCTACTTTGTACTTATTAGCTGCCATGTGATTATGCAACCTAATTACTGCTGCTCAATTTTCATGGAAGATAGCTATATCCCTTAGGATAGCATTTGCcccttaataaaataaaatttttaaaaataaaaaatttattacaaaatattcAAGCACTTTGCAAAAGGACCCTTGAGCCCTTTATAAACATAATGCTTCTTAATGGCTTATAGGAACTTAAAATGCTtaatcaaagagagaaaaaggggGACAAGAGAGGAGGGTAAGTCCTTAGAAgacatgaaaaattaagaatCGAAGTGCTTACTCCAACCAACAGCCTCAAATAATGAAACTTGTGGACAAAAAGGGGCCACATAATTCAAGACATACACACCCCTTCAAGATGATTTACATGCAGAATAGCACTCCACTAATTAAGTTCTTAGGCAACACTGAAAGAACTTGCTGTGCTCTCCACAAATCTTCTCGCTCCCTTAAACCACCTCTTGTCTCCAGCTTGAGCCTTGCAAATGTATAGTTTGCCATCTTTCACTGTTGCTGTAATCAGCTGGTGCTTGCCACCTTCATCTCCATCAGCTGTCCTTGTCAACACAGTCAAACTGTAGTACTGTTTCCCATCAACGACAGGCGTTGAACTCTCCAAGATATTTGCAGTTGCCACAGCATTGGAATCAAAACCACCCTGAGAAATTAAAGTTCCGAAGCTGTTAGGATATGCAGGAATATTTGGTGCATTCTCGACGGTCAAACTCAAAAGTTATAGAATTTGTCAGAAAAACGTAATTTTTGGGATAAAATCGCTACTACACATGACATTTAGCAACATTTAGTCCCTCGTCAAGTCAAAATGAAGTATAGGGTCAAGGACAAAATCCACCACATTTCAGAAATTCAATGACTAAAACCTCAGtttttaaaatgtagtaacaaaaactaattttgaCCAATTCTTGAGGAACCTTAAATACATTTTACTCTTAACTGCAtttgccaaaaatgaaaaaagaaagcagACAATTGTAAGTTTGAAAATGTATCTCATAATGCTACTCATAAATTCTGAATTAATTACCTCAGCATCAGTTTGGCCAAAGAAGGCTTGTTTTCCAAGCAAGTAATCCAcctacaaaaggaaaaaaaccaAATCTTGAATTTCAGCCAGCAACTGCTGTCATTATCTTTAAACTTCATAGCCATATTCTTGAAAGTATTGTACACACGCTGGTTTATATTACGAACCTTCCTTATCAATCAGAAAacaagataaaatttataataactttacCTGAGATAGGAATTCCTCAGGTGAACCATAGTCAGTGATGGACTTCTTGTCAGTTGCAGTGACCATGACAGCAACATTGCTGGTTGAATCAAAATTGTCCTCATATCTAAGAACCTGACCTGGGTACTCAACCTCTTTGCTTGGGTTCCACTTTGAGGGAATTGAGAGTTTGAATCCATTCCCATTGTATGAAAGGAAGTCTGTGTTTGTCTTTGGTTTTCCAAACACATtggctgcaaaaaaaaaaaaacaataataaaaaagttctAATTTTCGAAGTACCCAAAAGTTTTGAGATAAAAAACCATTCTTTCGCCTTCACTTGACTGTATAAATTTTTGAGAAAGTTGGTTCATTGATATAGTATCAGAGATTCTATATaatcaagttataaaaaaaaaatctaattctcGCCAACCTCATTCTTTCAATTATAATTTCTGCAATATGTTTGAGTGGCCTTGTGCTTCAAAGCTTAAGGGCAATAAAAGCCACTATTGAAACGCTATCTAAACCTATGCAAATTTCTCGGTTTGGCACAATGATCACTCTacttttttcatctttcaactCTAACATGCAAGAATAGAATATGCACAAAACTAGCAGTAAACTGTGCAGAGAGTCAGACACTACTAGAAGCATTTCAATTAGAAACCAATGTATTGCAGTTATTTGGGCTCTCCGAGAACTTTCATGACACCCAAGAAAGTCTGATTTCCTTAAGAATTCTAAACACTAGCTTCACTGACTACTTAGTTCAAGAGAAATACTTGCAACACCCTTTCTAACATCATCAGATGAAATTTATGTGGGTCCCACTAAATATATGCATTTCCAATTAGGTGGCTTCAATTCGTAAACTTATAGAATTCACATAAGTtttaacaagtatttttttctgattttatCTGCAGAATCAAGTTGTGCATTCTCTCTTTAAacgaacaacaataacaacaaagccttatcccacAAGAACCATTCAACACCATTCAGATCAGTTAAAAGACATTCTCTCTACAACAAATCTGTAAATTTCATCTCAATTCTAAATGTTAATACCAAGGTTTTTCAAATTTTGCATtccaaaacaaaagttgcaGCCATATTAGCCATATTTGACCTCAATTTTCTGCACGATTGAGGTTCTGAATGAATATGAGTCATGCATGACAATCATCAGTTGGTCATCTAAAGAAGGGGCAAAAGGGTAAAATACCAGCTTCTCCATAGGCTGCATCAGCAGGTGCCACCTTAGAGCCAACAGCAGCAGCACCAATGAGCACAGTGAGGGCCAACCTGCGAGAGACAAGGCCAGTAGTAGTGTCCTCACCCTCTTGGACAGTAACCTGCTTCTGTGCTGCCTTGCAAACAATGTGGTTTGGTTTGGTGCTCACAACTAGGCGCTGTGTTGAAGCTCTAGCTGGAGTGGTGAGGGCGTGGTGGTGCAAAAAGCATTGTGTCGAGGCCATTGTGCTCAAAATCTTTGCCCTCTGGCCTGTGAATCAGACACTATAGTAGTAAGTAGCAGGTAAGTAGGCAAAGTGTTGTGTGTGGTGGACTTGGAAGTGGCTTTAGATGTGGGGTGGGTGATGTGGCAATGAAAATGTGGATGGCTGTGGATATTGCATTTGGAGGTGAATGATTGGTGGTAGAATTAGATTGGATTTGTGATGTGGGATAAGGGAGTTGGGGTTCTCATTGGCTCCACGTGGCTCCATGCTGTGTATTCTCTTTTTCGTCCAAaggacattttttcttttatgtaaaaaattatgtaaatgttAAATCCTGTAGAGCCGTTAAAATCATAGTTTAAAAATTCAACTAACCATTGATACTGAGATGGGTCACTAGTTGAATTGATCACTAGTGGAATCACTAGTTTAATAGTTGAATTGCATTAacctatataaaaaaacataaaatataaatattaattgtgttATAAGTCTAATAATTAATCATGATAGTTTGGTAGTAAATTGAtcctaaataaattttagatctTTGACTCAATTTTTGAAtgtatcacatttttttaattttcattaaattttacattttttaaaaaataactaattttggtTTAACTAGTTTAGCCAAACCGCTTTACTGGTTCAACAAATCGGGTCACTAAACATGGCAACAAGGACACTCAGTGGAGGTTTTTGTTTATCCCGTCCTTGTCCTCAAATCTCATAACCACCCCCGCCTTCTAAAACCGACGGGGTTAAAAATTTACCCCTCGCACCCATTGGGGGTCGATTTTTCCTCGTCTCGTCCCACCCTcgaaatacaattaaaatatcctgttaaaaatttatatgtaaaCAACAATCATAGCATAAATACAATTTTGGACAACAATGACATAAATCAAAGTGATAATTGTGGATACCAATCACAAcataaaagatataattatcaataacaaaaaattaacataagttttaaacattcaaaataagtttcaaatatTCCACACAAGATTCAAACAAGTCTCAAATGTATGTAACTAGAATAAAATTCCAACATTAGATGTAGTGTTCATTCCTCTAAAATAAAACTAGCTACACTTCTAATTCTTCAATCAATGGAAGTACATGTATTCATTCCTCCAACTAGATAGTAAGGACACTTCCCATCATATCACTTGCATTATCACCTGTATAAACCATaaaccaaaattttaatataaagaagaaattaatcatttaaaaatttacattctTATATGGCATATACCTTCATCATCTGAAGCTATCTCATTAACCAAAGTTTCACTTTGTGCAAGAATTTTAGATTTCAAAATACTTGTATCAAATATAACATaatgtaattaattagttattaaattagaaataaatagttatttaataGGTTAATTAAACTAAGTATTCAAGACATTTTACAATCAATTTCAATACTCAATAACCAACTTCTAGTGCATATCAATGCCTCTAAAGTAGTCCAATGAAGTCGACTACAATGAGGACTTAAAATCTAGCCACCGATACTAAAAGCATATTCATAAGCTACTGTTGATACAGGAATAACTAAGACATCCTTTGCAATAGCTTGAAGTGTTGGATACTTGAGACCATTT
Encoded proteins:
- the LOC114396463 gene encoding oxygen-evolving enhancer protein 2, chloroplastic-like; translation: MASTQCFLHHHALTTPARASTQRLVVSTKPNHIVCKAAQKQVTVQEGEDTTTGLVSRRLALTVLIGAAAVGSKVAPADAAYGEAANVFGKPKTNTDFLSYNGNGFKLSIPSKWNPSKEVEYPGQVLRYEDNFDSTSNVAVMVTATDKKSITDYGSPEEFLSQVDYLLGKQAFFGQTDAEGGFDSNAVATANILESSTPVVDGKQYYSLTVLTRTADGDEGGKHQLITATVKDGKLYICKAQAGDKRWFKGARRFVESTASSFSVA